A window of the Miscanthus floridulus cultivar M001 chromosome 14, ASM1932011v1, whole genome shotgun sequence genome harbors these coding sequences:
- the LOC136502576 gene encoding protein RGF1 INDUCIBLE TRANSCRIPTION FACTOR 1-like codes for MKRETVPSWLEILLATQFFTTCANHLLASRNECNLFCTQCEATPAAFCSYCRSSDHSTHRVIQIRRSSYHDVVRVSEIQDILDISDVQTYVINSARVVFLNERRQPRASSVPICKAPLSSTHSCETCGRALLDAFRFCSLGCNLRGLNMEMSTPAMVENSPQSNGKDHVTRIDDVGSSTTSDKDSCNDKNNEEPPPKRVARHRRKGIPQRAPFF; via the exons ATGAAAAGGGAGACAGTGCCTTCATGGCTAGAAATATTACTTGCGACACAATTCTTTACAACTTGTGCAAACCATCTTCTTGCTAGTCGCAACGAGTGTAACCTATTTTGCACCCAGTGTGAGGCTACACCAGCTGCTTTCTGCAGCTACTGCCGTTCAAGTGATCATTCCACTCATCGTGTAATCCAG ATAAGGCGATCATCCTACCATGATGTTGTGAGGGTTTCAGAGATTCAAGACATCCTTGATATTAGTGATGTGCAAACTTATGTAATCAATAGTGCAAGGGTCGTATTCTTGAATGAGCGCCGACAACCGCGTGCTTCTAGTGTCCCCATTTGCAAGGCACCTTTGTCATCAACACATAGCTGTGAGACATGCGGTCGTGCTCTACTTGATGCATTTCGCTTCTGCTCTCTTGGATGCAAT CTTAGAGGCTTAAATATGGAAATGAGTACGCCAGCTATGGTTGAAAACAGCCCTCAATCCAATGGTAAGGATCATGTGACTAGGATCGATGATGTTGGTTCAAGTACTACAAGTGACAAAGATAGCTGCAATGACAAGAACAACGAAGAACCACCACCAAAAAGGGTTGCTCGTCACAGACGCAAGGGAATTCCCCAACGTGCGCCGTTCTTCTAA